Proteins encoded together in one uncultured Sphaerochaeta sp. window:
- a CDS encoding L-ribulose-5-phosphate 4-epimerase: MLEQLKEEVCEANLLLEHYRLITFTWGNVSAVDPKREFMVIKPSGVPYEDLTADKMVVVELATGKIVEGSYNPSSDTPTHRYLFNHFGEIQAVVHTHSRWATIFAQAGRGIPALGTTHADYFYGEIPCTREMANNEIETAYEEETGKVIVERFASLDPLSIPAVLVHSHGPFTWGSSAKKAVENAVVLEEVANMAYHTVLLEHNPKRTMDQVLLDKHYLRKHGKNAYYGQKN; this comes from the coding sequence ATGTTGGAACAGCTGAAAGAAGAAGTGTGTGAAGCAAACCTGTTGCTTGAGCACTATCGCTTGATCACCTTCACTTGGGGTAATGTCTCTGCGGTTGACCCAAAGCGTGAGTTCATGGTCATCAAACCCTCCGGGGTTCCTTATGAGGATCTTACTGCCGACAAGATGGTGGTGGTGGAACTTGCAACCGGCAAGATTGTGGAAGGTTCCTACAACCCCTCGTCTGATACCCCTACCCACCGCTATCTATTCAACCATTTTGGAGAGATACAGGCGGTTGTTCACACCCATAGCCGATGGGCAACCATTTTTGCCCAAGCTGGACGGGGTATTCCGGCTCTCGGTACCACCCATGCTGATTATTTCTATGGGGAGATTCCCTGCACCAGGGAGATGGCAAACAATGAGATTGAGACAGCCTACGAGGAAGAGACCGGTAAGGTCATCGTTGAACGGTTTGCCTCCCTTGATCCTCTTTCAATCCCAGCAGTACTGGTTCACAGCCATGGCCCGTTTACCTGGGGCTCCAGTGCAAAGAAGGCAGTGGAGAATGCTGTAGTTCTGGAAGAAGTGGCCAATATGGCCTACCACACAGTACTGTTGGAACACAATCCTAAACGGACGATGGACCAGGTCCTGCTGGATAAGCACTATTTGAGAAAGCATGGAAAGAATGCCTACTATGGGCAGAAGAACTAG
- a CDS encoding heavy metal translocating P-type ATPase, whose amino-acid sequence MADKCIWNVQNLDCAACAATIEENLNKVEGVKRARVDYAKKQIHVQSTDDMDDAFFQSLIAEAKRVEPALKVSSQPHQGKHTSLRMLIRITFSALFFALAFFLETPWLFIPSYLIAGYSVLIKAGTNLLHGKVFDENFLMSIATLGALAIRETGEASAVMLLYLVGEFFQDRAVQRSRNAVMGVLDLRADEARIISEGKPEMVASESVSVGSIIRVLAGEKIPLDGMIIRGSSTLNMQSLTGESLPQNAEVGETVLSGSVNLTGVIDIQTNRAYEDSTATKILRLVEESSSKKAHSEQFITTFARYYTPFVVFFALALAIIPSLITGTWETWIYRSLVFLVVSCPCALVISVPLSYFAGIGKSASNGILVKGGNYLEALSAIDTMVFDKTGTLTHGSFSLEKMIPTGKSDLDESYLEKLAASLERQSNHPLARAFDTLASPFEASNIQEIAGKGISALIDGKQVTAGNAALFAYKAIPLSQDNEEEGTIHLAVDDIHAASFILKDTLRTDAKQLIGALRKLGVRQLLMLSGDKEQHAKAIATELGLDGYHAGLLPDQKQEHLAEIEKTNPHLAYVGDGMNDAPSLAASRVGIAMGSKASDAAIESADIVILSEELSKLEKLVRISKKTSRIVKQNIAFALGIKAVVLVLGALGYASMALAVFADTGVTIIAVFNALRILLIRLSR is encoded by the coding sequence ATGGCCGACAAGTGTATCTGGAATGTTCAAAATCTTGATTGCGCTGCCTGTGCAGCCACCATAGAAGAAAACCTGAATAAGGTGGAAGGCGTAAAACGAGCACGGGTTGACTATGCAAAAAAACAGATTCACGTCCAAAGTACCGATGACATGGATGATGCATTCTTTCAATCCCTTATAGCAGAAGCAAAACGTGTGGAACCTGCTTTAAAGGTTTCATCCCAGCCACACCAGGGAAAACATACCTCATTGCGTATGCTTATACGCATTACCTTCTCTGCGCTCTTCTTTGCCCTTGCTTTCTTTCTTGAGACTCCCTGGCTCTTCATTCCCAGTTACCTCATCGCTGGATACTCAGTGCTAATCAAGGCTGGGACAAACCTGTTGCACGGAAAGGTGTTTGATGAGAACTTCCTCATGAGCATTGCCACCCTTGGAGCTCTCGCAATCCGAGAGACAGGAGAAGCCTCTGCAGTTATGTTGCTGTACTTGGTCGGGGAGTTCTTCCAGGACCGTGCAGTGCAGAGAAGCAGGAATGCGGTTATGGGAGTCCTTGACCTGAGAGCAGATGAGGCAAGGATCATCAGCGAGGGAAAACCAGAGATGGTTGCCAGTGAATCGGTCTCGGTTGGAAGCATCATCAGGGTACTGGCAGGCGAGAAGATTCCCTTGGACGGCATGATCATCAGGGGTTCCTCGACCTTGAATATGCAATCCCTGACTGGAGAGTCCCTTCCACAGAATGCAGAGGTAGGAGAGACCGTACTGAGCGGCAGTGTGAACCTCACCGGTGTTATTGACATTCAGACCAACCGCGCATATGAGGATAGCACGGCAACCAAGATACTGCGTCTTGTTGAGGAGTCCTCTTCCAAGAAGGCCCATAGTGAACAGTTCATCACCACCTTCGCACGGTACTACACTCCCTTCGTTGTGTTCTTTGCGCTTGCGCTTGCTATCATACCTTCACTCATAACAGGAACTTGGGAGACCTGGATCTATCGATCACTCGTGTTTTTGGTAGTGAGCTGCCCCTGTGCCCTGGTTATCAGCGTCCCTCTCTCCTATTTTGCCGGAATCGGCAAGAGTGCGTCCAATGGCATCCTGGTCAAGGGTGGCAACTACCTGGAAGCTCTCTCTGCCATCGATACCATGGTCTTCGACAAGACCGGCACACTTACCCACGGAAGCTTTTCCTTGGAGAAAATGATTCCAACCGGCAAGAGCGATCTTGACGAATCTTACCTTGAAAAACTCGCAGCAAGCCTGGAGAGGCAGAGTAATCACCCACTTGCAAGGGCATTTGATACACTTGCATCTCCCTTTGAAGCAAGCAATATCCAGGAGATTGCAGGAAAGGGTATCTCTGCCCTGATTGATGGGAAACAGGTGACAGCAGGGAATGCAGCCCTGTTCGCATACAAAGCAATCCCGCTCTCCCAGGACAATGAGGAAGAGGGAACCATCCACCTGGCCGTTGATGATATCCACGCAGCATCGTTCATACTAAAGGATACGCTCCGAACGGACGCAAAACAGCTTATAGGGGCATTGAGGAAACTAGGAGTCAGGCAGCTGCTCATGCTCTCGGGAGACAAGGAACAACACGCCAAGGCTATTGCGACTGAGCTAGGCTTGGATGGCTATCATGCGGGGCTCCTCCCTGACCAGAAGCAGGAACATCTCGCAGAAATAGAGAAAACTAACCCGCACCTTGCATACGTCGGGGATGGTATGAATGACGCCCCAAGCCTAGCTGCCAGCCGTGTCGGCATAGCCATGGGTAGCAAGGCAAGTGATGCTGCCATTGAGAGTGCTGACATCGTAATTTTGAGTGAAGAGTTGTCCAAGCTGGAAAAACTGGTAAGAATCAGCAAGAAAACCTCGCGTATTGTGAAGCAAAACATTGCATTCGCACTTGGGATAAAGGCCGTTGTGCTTGTATTGGGCGCATTGGGGTATGCGTCCATGGCTCTGGCGGTGTTCGCCGATACTGGGGTGACCATCATAGCCGTTTTCAATGCCCTGCGCATCCTCCTGATTCGTCTTTCTCGTTGA